In Halobaculum sp. XH14, a single genomic region encodes these proteins:
- a CDS encoding PaaI family thioesterase, with product MSVADLLNGMPFADLLGIEVVEATDGYAEAELPLREEHSSVPGREIAHGGITYALADTVGGASVISLHHKPTPTVDMRIDYLAPATTDLRAEAEVVRDGRSVATADVRIEDVDGTHVADARGTFKTGGGEDGGAWGVASPEDAP from the coding sequence GTGAGCGTCGCCGACCTGCTGAACGGGATGCCGTTCGCGGACCTGCTCGGCATCGAAGTCGTGGAGGCGACGGACGGCTACGCCGAGGCCGAACTCCCGCTGCGGGAGGAGCACTCCTCGGTGCCGGGACGGGAGATCGCCCACGGCGGTATCACGTACGCGCTGGCCGACACCGTCGGCGGGGCGTCGGTCATCTCGCTGCACCACAAGCCGACGCCGACCGTCGACATGCGCATCGACTACCTCGCGCCAGCGACGACGGACCTCCGGGCCGAGGCGGAGGTCGTCCGCGACGGCCGCTCGGTCGCCACCGCCGACGTCCGCATCGAGGACGTGGACGGCACCCACGTCGCCGACGCGCGCGGGACGTTCAAGACCGGCGGCGGCGAGGACGGCGGCGCGTGGGGCGTCGCCTCGCCGGAGGACGCCCCGTAA
- the ubaA gene encoding SAMP-activating enzyme E1 yields MSGLALDATGLDRYSRHIILEEVGPEGQAALLDGSVLVVGAGGLGSPAVQYLAAAGVGRLGIADDDAVERSNLQRQIVHADADVGRPKAESAAEYVADLNPDVDVETHETRVDPGNAADLVADYDVVVDASDNFATRYLLNDVARLDGTPVAHGAIYKFEGQVTTLVPEGPCYRCLFPEAPEPGEVPDCATTGVLGMLPGTVGCLQATEAVKLLLQGSGALADAEVLAGRLLFFDAAGMTFETVPYRRDPDCPVCGEDPIDTIEGVEYAGGCGIGGEA; encoded by the coding sequence ATGAGCGGACTCGCACTCGATGCCACCGGGCTCGACCGGTACTCGCGGCACATCATCCTCGAGGAGGTGGGTCCCGAGGGGCAGGCGGCGCTGCTCGACGGCTCCGTGCTCGTCGTCGGAGCCGGCGGCCTGGGCTCGCCCGCCGTCCAGTATCTCGCTGCCGCCGGCGTCGGACGGCTGGGCATCGCCGACGACGACGCGGTCGAGCGCTCGAACCTCCAGCGCCAGATCGTCCACGCGGACGCCGACGTCGGGCGACCGAAGGCCGAGTCGGCCGCCGAGTACGTCGCGGATCTGAACCCGGACGTCGACGTGGAGACCCACGAGACGCGCGTCGACCCGGGGAACGCGGCCGACCTCGTCGCCGACTACGACGTCGTGGTCGACGCCTCGGACAACTTCGCCACGCGCTACCTCCTCAACGACGTCGCCCGCCTCGACGGGACGCCCGTCGCCCACGGCGCGATCTACAAGTTCGAGGGGCAGGTGACGACGCTCGTCCCCGAGGGCCCGTGCTACCGCTGTCTGTTCCCGGAGGCACCCGAACCCGGCGAGGTGCCCGACTGCGCGACGACCGGGGTGCTCGGGATGCTCCCCGGCACCGTGGGCTGCCTCCAGGCGACCGAGGCCGTGAAGCTCCTGCTCCAGGGCAGCGGCGCGCTCGCGGACGCCGAGGTGCTGGCGGGCAGGCTCCTCTTTTTCGACGCGGCCGGGATGACGTTCGAGACGGTCCCCTACCGGCGGGACCCGGACTGTCCGGTGTGTGGCGAGGACCCCATCGACACCATCGAGGGCGTCGAGTACGCCGGCGGCTGCGGGATCGGGGGCGAGGCGTGA
- a CDS encoding NADP-dependent oxidoreductase codes for MADNRRFHLATRPEGTPDSDTFDLREVDRPEPAPGEALVRVLYLSVDPYMRDRMRAGESYAQPWEVGGPLYGGAVAEVVESNGAGFEPGATVVGNLPWAEYASADGSDLTPVDTGDLPVSTALGVLGMPGRTAYFGVREVVEPKADDTMVVSGAAGAVGSVAGQLGGLQGADVIGVAGSDEKVEWLTGDLGFTAGINYETEDVRERLGELADGVDAYYDNVGGPVTDAVWSHLNVDARVGICGQIALYNDEEIPTGPRKLGKLIETRARVEGLLVRDFAPRFREATAHLGELVARGDLGYRETVTEGIENAPDAFLGLFDGENVGKQVVKVAETSE; via the coding sequence ATGGCCGACAACCGCAGGTTCCACCTGGCGACGCGCCCCGAGGGAACGCCCGACAGCGACACGTTCGACCTCCGGGAGGTCGACCGCCCGGAGCCCGCCCCCGGCGAGGCGCTCGTCCGCGTGCTGTACCTCTCGGTCGACCCGTACATGCGCGACCGGATGCGCGCCGGGGAGTCGTACGCCCAGCCCTGGGAGGTCGGGGGGCCGCTGTACGGCGGTGCCGTCGCGGAGGTCGTCGAGTCCAACGGCGCCGGGTTCGAGCCCGGCGCGACCGTCGTCGGGAACCTGCCGTGGGCCGAGTACGCGAGCGCCGACGGCTCGGATCTCACGCCGGTCGACACCGGCGACCTGCCCGTCTCGACCGCGCTCGGCGTGCTCGGGATGCCGGGGCGGACGGCCTACTTCGGCGTCCGCGAGGTCGTCGAGCCGAAGGCCGACGACACGATGGTCGTCTCCGGCGCGGCGGGCGCGGTCGGCTCGGTGGCCGGACAGCTCGGCGGGTTGCAGGGCGCGGACGTGATCGGCGTCGCGGGCAGCGACGAGAAGGTCGAGTGGCTCACGGGGGACCTCGGCTTCACCGCCGGCATCAACTACGAGACCGAGGACGTCCGCGAGCGGCTCGGCGAGCTCGCGGACGGCGTGGACGCCTACTACGACAACGTCGGCGGTCCGGTGACCGACGCCGTCTGGTCGCACCTGAACGTCGACGCCCGGGTCGGGATCTGCGGACAGATCGCGCTGTACAACGACGAGGAGATCCCGACGGGACCGCGGAAGCTCGGGAAACTCATCGAGACGCGGGCCCGCGTGGAGGGCCTGCTCGTCCGGGACTTCGCGCCCCGGTTCCGCGAGGCGACCGCACACCTGGGCGAACTGGTCGCCCGGGGCGACCTGGGGTACCGGGAGACGGTGACCGAGGGCATCGAGAACGCGCCCGACGCGTTCCTCGGGCTGTTCGACGGTGAGAACGTCGGGAAGCAGGTCGTGAAGGTCGCCGAGACGTCCGAATAG
- a CDS encoding class I SAM-dependent methyltransferase, producing MRRFTPEYLDRTRRGMWESRDALAGLELDSRSRILDVGCGTGQLTRVLAAESPGATVVGADADADLLRVAREETDPAYCAADAHRLPFPDDSFDLVVCQALLINLPEPVAAVREFARVSSELVAAVEPDNADVSVASTVDSEADLEARVRSAYIAGVDTDVALGERVRQGFLDAGLSGLRTRRYHHEKRVEPPYSEADLESARLKASGGGLSIHESELTSELSPDAYEELRREWRRMGREVVEQMSEGTYERVEVVPFDVTVGRV from the coding sequence ATGCGTCGATTCACCCCGGAGTACCTCGACCGGACGCGCCGCGGGATGTGGGAGTCCCGCGACGCGCTCGCGGGCCTCGAACTCGACTCCCGGAGCCGCATCCTCGACGTCGGCTGCGGGACGGGTCAGCTCACCCGGGTGCTCGCGGCGGAGTCGCCCGGCGCGACCGTCGTCGGCGCGGACGCGGACGCCGACCTCCTCCGGGTCGCGCGGGAGGAAACCGACCCGGCGTACTGTGCCGCCGACGCACACCGGCTGCCGTTCCCCGACGACTCGTTCGACCTGGTCGTCTGCCAGGCGCTGTTGATCAACCTGCCCGAGCCCGTCGCGGCGGTCCGGGAGTTCGCGCGCGTCTCCTCGGAGCTCGTCGCGGCGGTCGAGCCGGACAACGCCGACGTCAGCGTCGCCTCGACGGTGGACTCGGAAGCCGACCTGGAAGCACGCGTCCGCTCGGCGTACATCGCGGGCGTCGACACGGACGTCGCGCTCGGCGAGCGCGTGCGTCAGGGGTTCCTCGATGCCGGCCTGTCGGGGCTGCGGACGCGCCGCTATCACCACGAGAAGCGCGTCGAACCGCCCTACTCGGAGGCCGACCTGGAGAGCGCGCGGCTGAAGGCGAGCGGCGGGGGACTCTCGATCCACGAGTCCGAACTCACGAGCGAACTGTCGCCCGACGCGTACGAGGAACTGCGTCGGGAGTGGCGTCGGATGGGCCGTGAGGTCGTCGAGCAGATGAGCGAGGGAACGTACGAACGCGTGGAGGTCGTCCCGTTCGACGTGACCGTCGGGCGGGTCTGA
- a CDS encoding DUF7095 family protein: protein MDRAAALDRVDAIVDAVESDPMPVPVREVWVYGDVALGLDPVERLDVYVTKDLHMRGDADAESEFETSHGVKGVGKSVSAEWARAFPEHLRANENGHAAPEKCLAAQLLPEEEPVHLEVCNAPFDRNVTQRLKGALAREDYAQILDPRGVQLWADGTRAEETMEKLRGGELPFPTLSGALEMLGVEEPKASEAADAVRTYRDGQEGPTVRGDVV, encoded by the coding sequence ATGGATCGCGCCGCCGCGCTCGACCGCGTCGACGCCATCGTCGACGCGGTCGAGTCCGACCCGATGCCGGTGCCCGTCCGCGAGGTGTGGGTGTACGGCGACGTCGCGCTGGGGCTCGACCCGGTCGAACGCCTCGACGTGTACGTGACGAAGGACCTCCACATGCGCGGGGACGCGGACGCGGAGTCGGAGTTCGAGACGTCCCACGGCGTGAAGGGCGTCGGGAAGTCGGTCTCGGCCGAGTGGGCGAGAGCGTTCCCCGAGCACCTCCGCGCGAACGAAAACGGCCACGCGGCGCCCGAGAAGTGTCTCGCCGCACAACTGCTGCCCGAGGAGGAACCAGTCCACCTCGAGGTGTGTAACGCGCCGTTCGACCGGAACGTCACACAGCGGCTGAAGGGGGCGCTCGCCCGCGAGGACTACGCCCAGATCCTGGACCCGCGCGGCGTTCAACTGTGGGCCGACGGGACGCGGGCCGAGGAGACGATGGAGAAGCTCCGCGGCGGGGAGCTCCCGTTCCCGACGCTGTCGGGCGCGCTGGAGATGCTCGGCGTCGAGGAGCCGAAGGCGTCGGAAGCGGCCGACGCCGTCCGCACGTATCGCGACGGCCAGGAGGGGCCGACGGTGCGCGGCGACGTGGTCTGA
- a CDS encoding DUF4442 domain-containing protein, with the protein MTPSIAAVRAFLYRLGFSYFPAFWMTGGTVTDLSPDFSYARVKLPLNWRTKNVVGTTFGGSMYGVVDPVYMALLRRRLDGDFTVWDMAAEIRFRRPGRSTLFAEFHVPEEEVREIERSLAPGESCDRVYDVELVDAEGEIHAEVEKTLYVRRDE; encoded by the coding sequence ATGACTCCCTCGATCGCCGCGGTCCGCGCGTTCCTCTATCGTCTGGGGTTCTCCTACTTCCCCGCGTTCTGGATGACCGGCGGGACGGTGACCGACCTCTCTCCCGACTTCTCGTACGCACGCGTGAAGCTCCCGCTGAACTGGCGGACGAAGAACGTCGTGGGGACCACCTTCGGTGGGAGCATGTACGGGGTCGTCGACCCGGTGTACATGGCGCTCCTCAGGAGACGCCTCGACGGGGACTTCACGGTCTGGGACATGGCGGCCGAGATCAGGTTCCGCCGGCCCGGCCGGTCGACGCTGTTCGCCGAGTTCCACGTCCCCGAGGAGGAGGTCCGCGAGATCGAACGGTCGCTCGCGCCCGGCGAGTCCTGCGACCGCGTGTACGACGTGGAACTGGTCGACGCCGAGGGGGAGATCCACGCCGAGGTCGAGAAGACGCTGTACGTCCGCCGGGACGAGTGA
- the ncsA gene encoding tRNA 2-thiolation protein NcsA — translation MNCDKCGREAVHHAAYSGAHLCGEHLRESVETRVRRRVREDDLLPDDATPEDPERWVIGLSGGKDSVVLTRILDETFARDPRVEMLALSIHEGIEGYRDESLAACEELADDLDMRHETVTYEEELGVRMDDVVEDDPEDMAACAYCGVFRRDLLEEYAAEFEADKLLTGHNLDDEAQTALMNVLEGDVAQVAKHFDASLGAFPDRRESKHFVPRAKPLRDVPEKEVALYAHVRDLPAHITECPHASEAYRGEIQQLLLKLEENHPGTRHSIMAGYEELAGIVAEEYRGEGSTDLSECERCGSSTARDVCRKCRLIESVEAV, via the coding sequence ATGAACTGCGACAAGTGCGGCCGGGAGGCGGTCCACCACGCCGCCTACTCCGGGGCTCACCTCTGTGGCGAGCACCTCCGGGAGTCGGTCGAGACGCGGGTGCGCCGCCGGGTCCGGGAGGACGACCTGCTCCCGGACGACGCGACGCCCGAGGACCCCGAGCGCTGGGTCATCGGCCTCTCGGGGGGGAAGGACAGCGTCGTCCTCACGCGGATTCTGGACGAGACGTTCGCGCGGGACCCCCGCGTCGAGATGCTCGCGCTCTCGATTCACGAGGGCATCGAGGGGTACCGTGACGAGTCGCTCGCGGCCTGCGAGGAACTTGCTGACGACCTCGACATGCGCCACGAGACGGTGACCTACGAGGAGGAACTCGGCGTCAGGATGGACGACGTGGTCGAGGACGACCCGGAGGACATGGCAGCCTGCGCGTACTGTGGCGTGTTCCGGCGCGACCTGCTGGAGGAGTACGCCGCGGAGTTCGAGGCAGACAAACTGCTCACCGGCCACAACCTCGACGACGAGGCCCAGACGGCGCTGATGAACGTCCTGGAGGGCGACGTCGCACAGGTGGCGAAACACTTCGACGCGAGCCTGGGTGCGTTCCCCGACCGCCGAGAGTCGAAGCACTTCGTCCCGCGAGCGAAGCCGCTGCGGGACGTCCCCGAGAAGGAGGTCGCGCTGTACGCACACGTCCGGGACCTGCCCGCCCACATCACCGAGTGTCCCCACGCCAGCGAGGCGTATCGCGGGGAGATCCAGCAGTTGCTCCTGAAACTGGAGGAGAACCACCCCGGAACGCGCCACTCCATCATGGCCGGCTACGAGGAGCTGGCCGGCATCGTCGCCGAGGAGTACCGGGGCGAGGGATCGACCGACCTCTCCGAGTGTGAACGCTGCGGCTCCTCGACGGCGCGCGACGTCTGCCGGAAGTGCCGGCTCATCGAATCCGTCGAGGCCGTGTAA
- the ftsZ gene encoding cell division protein FtsZ, translating to MQDIVQDALENAEAEKRQMSEVGDDEDDFGEPRIVIVGAGGAGNNTINRLYNIGVEGAETVAINTDKQHLKMIEADTKILVGKSLTQGLGAGGDPSMGSRATEMAQGTIKEVLGDADLVFVTAGMGGGTGTGAAPVVSKIAKEQGAIVVGMVSTPFNVERARTVKAEEGLEELRNEADSIIVLDNNRLLDYVPNLPIGKAFSVMDQIIAETVKGISETITQPSLINLDYADMSTIMNQGGVAVMLVGETQDKNKTQEVVNDAMNHPLLDVDYRGASGGLVHITGGPDLTLKEAEGIADNITERLEASANVIWGARIQDEYKGKVRVMAIMTGVQSAQVLGPSTQKQADKSRQSIEGQQGSDLEVDAKANHNSSQAAWQSDGGREKTEQNNGLDVIR from the coding sequence ATGCAGGACATCGTTCAGGACGCCCTCGAGAACGCGGAGGCCGAGAAGCGTCAGATGTCCGAGGTCGGCGACGACGAGGACGACTTCGGGGAGCCCCGAATCGTCATCGTCGGCGCGGGCGGCGCGGGCAACAACACCATCAACCGGCTGTACAACATCGGCGTCGAGGGCGCCGAAACCGTCGCCATCAACACCGACAAGCAGCACCTCAAGATGATCGAGGCCGACACGAAGATCCTCGTCGGCAAGTCGCTCACGCAGGGGCTCGGCGCCGGCGGCGACCCCAGCATGGGGTCGCGCGCGACCGAGATGGCCCAGGGGACGATCAAGGAGGTCCTCGGCGACGCCGACCTCGTGTTCGTCACCGCCGGGATGGGCGGCGGGACGGGTACCGGCGCGGCGCCGGTCGTCTCGAAGATCGCGAAGGAGCAGGGCGCCATCGTCGTCGGCATGGTGTCGACGCCGTTCAACGTCGAGCGCGCCCGCACCGTGAAGGCCGAGGAGGGCCTCGAGGAACTCCGTAACGAGGCCGACTCGATCATCGTCCTCGACAACAACCGCCTGCTGGACTACGTGCCGAACCTCCCGATCGGCAAGGCGTTCTCGGTGATGGATCAGATCATCGCCGAGACCGTCAAGGGTATCTCCGAGACTATCACCCAGCCCTCGCTCATCAACCTGGACTACGCGGACATGTCCACCATCATGAACCAGGGCGGCGTCGCGGTGATGCTCGTCGGCGAGACGCAGGACAAGAACAAGACCCAGGAGGTCGTCAACGACGCGATGAACCACCCACTGCTCGACGTCGACTACCGCGGCGCGAGCGGCGGCCTGGTCCACATCACGGGCGGCCCCGACCTCACGCTGAAGGAGGCCGAGGGGATCGCCGACAACATCACCGAGCGACTGGAGGCGAGCGCCAACGTCATCTGGGGCGCGCGCATCCAGGACGAGTACAAGGGGAAGGTCCGCGTGATGGCCATCATGACCGGCGTGCAGAGCGCGCAGGTCCTGGGCCCGAGCACGCAGAAACAGGCCGACAAGTCCCGTCAGAGCATCGAGGGCCAGCAGGGCTCCGACCTCGAGGTTGACGCGAAGGCCAACCACAATAGCTCGCAGGCCGCCTGGCAGTCCGACGGCGGCCGCGAGAAGACCGAACAGAACAACGGCCTCGACGTCATCCGCTGA
- a CDS encoding ribbon-helix-helix domain-containing protein, translated as MERVTLRIPKQQIEEVEQLVETGEFPNRSEAIRSAVRDMLNEQTEGSGERTRRERSKRSWAKV; from the coding sequence ATGGAGCGTGTGACACTACGGATACCCAAACAGCAGATCGAGGAGGTCGAACAGTTGGTCGAGACTGGCGAGTTCCCGAATCGCAGCGAGGCGATTCGCTCGGCGGTCCGCGACATGCTCAACGAGCAGACCGAGGGCTCCGGCGAGCGCACCCGTCGTGAACGGAGCAAGCGCAGCTGGGCGAAGGTGTAA
- a CDS encoding aldo/keto reductase: MDRRTLGEVGPVTEIGLGTWNIGGDWGDVSDEAGREAVRTALDAGVDFLDTADVYGDGSSERHVAAVLDERDAHDEVTVATKAGRRLDPHTAEGYDAGNLERFVDRSRENLNEDTLDLLQLHCPPTETYYRPETFDALADLQEEGKIAHYGVSVEKVEEALKAIEYPGVETVQLVFNPLRQRAAGLFFEEAKRRDVGVIVRVPLASGLLTGTIDRDATFPENDHRNFNREGDAFDVGETFAGVPLEAGVDAVEALEPHVPEDLTLAAFTLRWILDHDAVSTVIPGSTSPEHIRGNVAASGADPLPYRLHGLTRDVYDEHVADHVHHRW; this comes from the coding sequence ATGGATCGACGAACCCTCGGCGAGGTCGGCCCCGTAACCGAGATCGGACTCGGCACCTGGAACATCGGCGGCGACTGGGGCGACGTGTCGGACGAGGCGGGGCGCGAGGCCGTCAGGACGGCCCTCGACGCCGGCGTGGACTTCCTCGACACCGCCGACGTGTACGGCGACGGCAGCAGCGAGCGCCACGTCGCGGCCGTGCTCGACGAGCGTGACGCCCACGACGAGGTGACGGTGGCGACGAAGGCCGGCCGACGGCTCGACCCACACACCGCCGAGGGCTACGACGCGGGGAACCTCGAACGGTTCGTCGACCGGTCGCGGGAGAACCTGAACGAGGACACCCTGGACCTGCTCCAGCTCCACTGCCCGCCGACGGAGACGTACTACAGGCCGGAGACGTTCGACGCGCTGGCGGACCTGCAGGAGGAGGGCAAGATCGCCCACTACGGCGTCAGCGTGGAGAAAGTCGAGGAGGCGCTGAAGGCCATCGAGTACCCCGGCGTCGAGACCGTCCAGCTCGTCTTCAATCCCCTCCGCCAGCGTGCTGCCGGGTTATTCTTCGAGGAGGCCAAGCGCCGCGACGTCGGCGTCATCGTCCGCGTCCCGCTCGCGTCAGGGCTCCTGACCGGCACCATCGACCGCGACGCGACGTTCCCGGAGAACGACCACCGGAACTTCAACCGCGAGGGCGACGCGTTCGACGTCGGGGAGACGTTCGCCGGCGTCCCGCTCGAGGCCGGCGTCGACGCCGTCGAGGCGCTCGAACCGCACGTTCCCGAGGACCTGACGCTCGCGGCGTTCACGCTCCGCTGGATCCTCGACCACGACGCCGTCTCGACGGTCATTCCCGGCTCGACCTCGCCCGAGCACATCCGGGGGAACGTCGCCGCGAGCGGGGCCGACCCGCTCCCGTATCGCCTCCACGGCCTGACGCGGGACGTGTACGACGAGCACGTCGCCGACCACGTCCACCACCGCTGGTGA
- a CDS encoding enoyl-CoA hydratase/isomerase family protein, with amino-acid sequence MLRYDLSGEAAWITIDRPEKRNALAVADWREFARLLDRAAGEARVVVVTGVGDAFCAGDDIAALAAAETDAEVADLTDALFDVLFGIERLDVPVVAAVNGLAYGGGCELVAASDLAVAVEDATFALPETTIGAYPPYAVERIAATVGKKRLMELALTGEPIDAERAHDWGLVNRVVSADGLRETVGRFVTSIAETPATATRTAKRAAAASVASADERERVHESFATVLSDEDCRAASREFLDG; translated from the coding sequence ATGCTCAGGTACGACCTGTCCGGCGAGGCCGCGTGGATCACCATCGATCGCCCGGAGAAGCGGAACGCCCTCGCGGTGGCGGACTGGCGGGAGTTCGCCCGACTGCTCGACCGCGCGGCGGGGGAGGCCCGGGTGGTCGTCGTCACCGGCGTCGGCGACGCGTTCTGTGCGGGCGACGACATCGCGGCGCTGGCGGCCGCCGAGACCGACGCGGAGGTGGCGGACCTGACGGACGCGCTGTTCGACGTGCTGTTCGGCATCGAACGGCTCGACGTGCCGGTCGTCGCGGCCGTGAACGGGCTCGCGTACGGCGGCGGCTGTGAACTCGTCGCGGCGAGCGACCTCGCGGTCGCCGTCGAGGACGCCACGTTCGCGCTGCCCGAGACGACGATCGGGGCGTACCCGCCGTACGCCGTCGAACGGATCGCGGCCACGGTCGGCAAGAAGCGGCTGATGGAACTCGCGCTGACGGGCGAGCCCATCGACGCCGAGCGGGCCCACGACTGGGGGCTGGTGAACCGCGTCGTGTCGGCGGACGGCCTCCGGGAGACTGTCGGGCGGTTCGTAACGTCGATCGCGGAGACGCCCGCGACCGCGACGAGGACTGCGAAGCGCGCGGCCGCGGCGAGCGTGGCGTCGGCCGACGAACGCGAGCGCGTCCACGAGTCGTTCGCCACGGTGCTCTCGGACGAGGACTGCCGGGCCGCCTCGCGGGAGTTCCTCGACGGGTGA
- a CDS encoding HEAT repeat domain-containing protein — protein sequence MDDPSRSRSPDHLVTLLADGRREAAAASLRQFETAATEDRKRALRALRDLAADRAAAFDGVVSGLSPFLSDDDRAVRLAAAKLLVTVAESEPGAVVSTVGPVADRLADEDEFYYVRARSAEVLGYVALEFPEAVCSPEILADLRVGLSFDEPEVREKLAKALEHVALGDPGRLRHQVSTLADHLDDGEELVRYHLATALVAVGSAYPERLTGATEALAGRLDDGTAHVRGRAAEALGLLGRDVTDGPPLPESALAALSDDEEEFVGDRARFALDSVRNGTASDDPPDGIGSIDGVRRTTGEAVDAIVAPTTEGECPHCGLALPETGPPMCPRCGAPR from the coding sequence ATGGACGACCCCAGTCGATCGCGCTCGCCCGACCATCTCGTCACCCTCCTCGCCGACGGCCGACGTGAGGCCGCGGCGGCGTCCCTGCGACAGTTCGAGACGGCCGCAACCGAGGACCGAAAACGCGCCCTGCGTGCGCTTCGAGACCTCGCCGCGGACCGCGCTGCCGCGTTCGACGGCGTCGTCTCCGGGCTCTCCCCGTTTCTGAGCGACGACGACCGGGCCGTCAGGCTGGCGGCCGCGAAGCTGCTGGTGACCGTCGCGGAGTCGGAACCGGGGGCGGTCGTTTCGACCGTCGGCCCGGTCGCGGATCGGCTCGCCGACGAGGACGAGTTCTACTACGTCAGGGCCCGCTCGGCCGAGGTGCTCGGCTACGTCGCGCTGGAGTTCCCGGAGGCGGTGTGCTCGCCGGAGATCCTCGCCGACCTCCGTGTCGGCCTCTCGTTCGACGAGCCGGAGGTCCGGGAGAAACTGGCGAAGGCGCTCGAACACGTCGCCCTGGGCGACCCGGGACGGCTTCGCCACCAGGTCTCGACGCTCGCCGACCACCTCGACGACGGGGAGGAACTGGTCCGCTATCACCTCGCCACGGCGCTCGTCGCCGTCGGGAGTGCGTATCCGGAGCGGCTCACGGGCGCCACGGAGGCGCTCGCGGGACGACTCGACGACGGGACCGCCCACGTTCGAGGGCGAGCGGCCGAGGCGCTCGGCCTGCTCGGTCGGGACGTGACCGACGGCCCACCGCTGCCGGAGTCCGCGCTGGCGGCGCTCTCCGACGACGAGGAGGAGTTCGTCGGCGATCGGGCCCGGTTCGCGCTCGACTCGGTTCGGAACGGGACCGCATCCGACGATCCGCCGGACGGGATCGGATCGATCGACGGCGTGCGACGCACGACCGGCGAGGCCGTCGACGCGATCGTCGCACCGACCACGGAGGGCGAGTGTCCCCACTGCGGGCTGGCGCTGCCGGAAACCGGCCCGCCGATGTGCCCGCGCTGTGGCGCGCCGCGCTGA
- a CDS encoding pirin family protein has product MTVSSEPKLYKAERTDVSRNQGPFRTHFNFPGRALPDHEDHGYGPLATVVESFMDPDTHIGMHPHRDEEIISWVPAGVMRHGDGEGNDLVTDADHLMVMNAGTTFRHEEFTRAGDPPLRMLQLFVRPHSLGLEPNIQHEPIDTPVEGEWRHLFGPEGADAPLFVRNEVDLYDLRLDAGSSVDLPSIAGRDTYFYVFDGAVEVAGTRFGTTESGLLVGESDPTLAAGEDATVLAFLIDPDAPVTRRGTIGR; this is encoded by the coding sequence GTGACGGTCAGTTCCGAACCGAAGCTCTACAAGGCCGAGCGCACCGACGTCTCCCGGAACCAGGGGCCGTTCCGGACTCACTTCAACTTCCCCGGCCGCGCTCTCCCCGACCACGAGGACCACGGGTACGGTCCGCTTGCGACCGTCGTCGAGTCGTTCATGGACCCGGACACCCACATCGGGATGCATCCCCACCGGGACGAGGAGATCATCTCGTGGGTGCCGGCCGGCGTGATGCGCCACGGCGACGGGGAGGGGAACGACCTCGTCACCGACGCCGATCACCTGATGGTGATGAACGCGGGAACGACGTTCCGGCACGAGGAGTTCACCCGCGCGGGCGACCCGCCCCTGCGGATGCTCCAGCTGTTCGTCCGCCCCCACAGCCTCGGGCTGGAGCCGAACATCCAGCACGAGCCCATCGACACCCCAGTCGAGGGCGAGTGGCGTCATCTGTTCGGCCCCGAAGGCGCCGACGCGCCGCTTTTCGTCCGCAACGAGGTCGACCTCTACGACCTCCGCCTCGACGCCGGGTCGAGCGTTGACCTGCCGTCCATCGCGGGCCGGGACACGTACTTCTACGTGTTCGACGGCGCGGTCGAGGTCGCCGGCACGCGCTTCGGGACGACCGAGAGCGGCCTGCTCGTCGGTGAGTCCGACCCGACTCTCGCCGCCGGTGAGGACGCCACCGTCCTCGCGTTCCTGATCGACCCCGACGCGCCCGTCACCCGGCGGGGAACCATCGGTCGCTGA